In Candidatus Binatia bacterium, the genomic window CTGCTCGACGGCGTCGTATACGGCCTCGCTGCGGGAATTCACCTCGAGCTTCTCGTAGATGCGCCGAACGTGGGAGGTCACGGTGTGGGCCGAGATCGACAGCAGGGATGCGATCTCCGCCAAGCTGAAACACTTCGTGATGAGCCGGAGAATCTCCGTTCCGCGACCGGTGAGCGTCGCCCGTGCCCTGGGAGCCTCCGCCCACCATTCCAAAGTCTCGAAACTCAGCGTATGCCGAGCGCCCACCAAAACGCATCCCCTCATCAGGGGATCTCCGGGGAGCCACCCTCGATCTCGGCCCGCGCCTTCGCCACGACCGCCTCCACCAGGGCACGAAGCTCGTCGCGACGGGCTTCACTCCCCGCTTCGAAGCGGAGGACCAGGGCGGGCTGAGTGTTCGACGCCCGCACGAGGCCCCAGCCGTCGCCGAAGTCGGCGCGCACCCCGTCGATGTCGTTCACCGGCCAGTCGGCGCGCAGAAGTTCGGTCACCCGAGCGGCCACGGCGAACTTCGTCGTGTCGGAACAGTCCACCCGAAGCTCAGGCGTGGCGTGCGCCTCAGGGAGACCCGCGAGTAGGTCCACCAGCTTGCCGTCGGTGCTGGCGAGGATTTCGATGAGGCGCGCCGCGGCGTAAACGGCATCGTCGTAGCCGAAGAACCGATCCCCGAAGAACAGGTGTCCGCTCATCTCCGCGCCCACCACGGCGTCGGTCTCCTTCATCTTAGCCTTGATCAGGGAGTGGCCGGCCTTCCACATGATCGGCCGACCTCCGAGCCGCGTGACCTCGTCGAAGAGCCGCCGCGAGCACTTCACCTCGCTGATGACGACGCTGCCGGGACGGCGCGCCAGGATCTCCCGGGCGAAGATCACCAGCAGTTCGTCTCCCCACAGAATCTTCCCGCCCGGCGCGACGACACCCAATCGGTCGGCATCTCCGTCGAACGCGACGCCCAGGTCTGCGCCTTCCGCGGCGACGGTGCGGATGAGGTCTTCGAGGTTCTCCTCGACCGTGGGGTCCGGATGGTGGTTCGGGAACCGGCCGTCGGGTTCGCAGTGCAGAGCGATCACCTCACACCCGAGGTTCTCCAGAACCCTTGGTCCCACAGGGCCGCCAACACCGTTGCCCGCATCGGCGACTACCTTGAGGCGACGCGGCAGCGTTCCGAACTGCTTTTTGCAGTAGTCGAGGTAGGGCTCGAGGATCTCGGCCGTCTCGACGCAACCCTCTCCGTCGACGAAGTTCCGCGCCTCGATCTCGCCGCGCAGCGAGGTGATGGCCTCGCCGTGCATCGAGTCTCGCCCGAGGCACATCTTGAAGCCGTTGTAATCGGCCGCATTGTGGCTCGCGGTCACCTCGACGCCTCCATCGACCGAGTAGTGGAAGAGGGAGAAGTACAGCAGCGGGGTCGGGCACTGTCCGATGTCCAGGACCTGCACACCACACTCGACGAGCCCTCGGATCAGCGCATTCGCGTACTCGTCCGACGTGAGCCGACAGTCGCGCCCGACCGCCACCAACACCTCCCGCTCGGGATGAAGCCGCCGGACGCGCGACCCGAAGGCGCGGCCGAGGGCCCATGCGAAACTAGCGTCGAACTCCTCCCCGGCGACGCCGCGAATGTCGTACTCGCGGAAGATCGTGGGTGTCATTCTCATGCGTGACCGTGGAGCGGTCAGTCCTACCGCCGATGCGCTGGCGCGAGTTCGAGAGCGAGTTCCAACGCAGCTCGCATGCTGCTCGGGTCGGCACGCCCTTTCCCCGCGAGATCGTAGGCTGTGCCATGATCGGGTGAGGTCCGCACGAACGGCAGGCCGAGCGTCACGTTCACCGCACGGTGGACGTCGCGCTGCTTGATCGGGACGAGCCCCTGGTCGTGGTACATCGCGATGATCGCGTCGGCAGGCGGTCCGAGGGCGGAAAAGAGGGTGTCGGCCGGGTAGGGCCCCGTCGCCGCGATGCCCCGCCGGCGCGCACGGCGGAGCGCCGGCGCAATGATCCGAGCCTCCTCGTCTCCATAGATGCCGCCATCGCCCGCGTGGGGGTTGAGCGCCGCGACGGCGATACGAGGGCGACGGATCCCCCACCAGCGACGCAGGTGCTCGGCCGTCATCTCGATCGTGTCGGCGATACCATCCACGTCGAGGGCACGTGCGACGCCGCGAAGCGGAAGATGGATCGTCGCGAGCACCACCCGCAGATCGTCCACCGCCATCATCATTCGAACGTCGTCAACGCCGCACTCTTTGCCGAGGATCTCGGTATGTCCGGTCCGGGCGACGCCGGCGCGCGCGAACCACTCCTTACTGACCGGCGCCGTGCAAAGGGCGCCCACGACACCCAGCTTCGCAAGATGCACCGAGGTGCGAATCGCCTCGAAGGCAACCTTCGCTCCCGCGCGACCGGGCTTTCCCGGCCTGCGCTGCGTGGCCCGCAGAGGCGGCAGTGGGCTCTTCACTCCGGGAGGGACGAGAGCCACCGAGCTGCCCGAAGGCACCCCCTCGCGAACCACATCCTCCAGAGACATCGGCACGACCCTGAGCGGCGACTTCAGCCGACGTATGCAGGCCTGCGTGGCAGCGACGTCGCCCACCAGAAGGGCGCGGGCCTTCAGCCGGCGCGGCGCGACCAGCGCGCGGAGAGCAACCTCCGGGCCGATCCCGGCGGGATCACCCAGCGTGATCGCTAGAGCTGGAAGCTTCTGCTCCGCCATCAGATTCCGACGGCTCCTCGGCCGTCGTCGCGCCCGGCGCGGCGACGCTCGCCGGATCGAGACGACGCACGATCGAGTGGCCCTGCGTCAGGTCCGACTCGACGTAGTCCTGGAAACGCTCTTCGACCGCCTCCCCGTAGAGGCGCTCCGTGATCTGCGCTTCCACGTCGGCGAGCGGCACGTATTCACTGGCCTTCGTATCGTCCACCGTGAGGATGTGGACGCCGGCCCCGGTTCGCACGGGCGGGCCAACCTCTCCTTTGCGCAGCGAGAACGCGATCTGTTCGAGCTGCGGGATCATCTGGCCCTTCTCCATCCAGCCGAGACTTCCCCCGTCTGCCGCTTCAGGGCCCTGCGAGTACTTCTTCGCGACGGCCGGGAAGGGCCGCCCGGCCTGGAGCTCTTGGACCACCCGTTGGGCCACCATCGCGACCTGCTGCTGCTCTTGCTCCGAGGCCTGCGGGGACAAGACGAAGAAGATCTGGCGAATGTGCACCGACCCGGTCTTCGCAAACATCTCCTTGTTGTCGACGTAGAACTTCTGAACGTCGCCCGACGTTACCTGAACCTTGTCGCGGATCTGGCGCATGATGAGCTGGTTCTTCAGGAGCTCCTTCGCGACCTGAACCTTGTAGGTCTCCACCGTGAACCCCTGTTGGGCGAGCGCCTCGGTGAGGGTCGACTCGTCGAGATTGTTCCCGCGCTTGATCTCCTCGATGTAGAGATCGACGTCCTGCTGCGAGACCCCCAGGCCCAGCCGACGGCTCTCGAGCCGAACGAGCGTTTCGCCGATCAGCATCTCGAGGGCCTTGGCGCGGTCTTGCTTGGTCACCGAGTTGGGGTCGACGCCCCCATTCAGGCGGATGAACCGCTCCAGCTCGAACTGTGTGATGGGCGAACCGTCCACGGTTGCGACAATCCGATCGACCACCATCGCCCCCGCCTCGGGGAGACGACCGAGGGACAGCACACAGGCCGCCATCACCAGCCCAACCACGAAGGCACGAGTCATCTCTCCCCTGTACTGGAAAGACCCCCGCCTGGCCATGCGGAGTGGCGAGGCCCGAGGCCGCATGCGAAGCCACAGACATGGACCTCCCCCGCCGCCCACAGGACGTCATTTTCGACATGGACGGCGTCCTCCTCGACACCGAGCGGATCTACACCGAGGTCACGCAGGCCATCGTCGGCCGGTGGGGCAAGACCTTCGACTGGTCGATCAAGAGCCAGATGGTCGGCCGCCCCTCGATCGAATCGGCTCGCTACCTCGTTACGACACTCGATCTTCCCATCACCGCCGAGCAGTACCTCGAGGAGCGCGAAGTCGTCTTCCAGACCCGCATGCCCGAGGCCGACCCCATGCCGGGCGCCGTGGATCTCGTTCGGTCTTTATCCGAGCGCGGCGTCCCGATGGCCGTTGCCACCAGCTCGCAACGCGACGTGTTCGACCTAAAGACGAGGCGGCACGGCGACTGGTTCGAGCTGTTCGATCAGATCGTCCTCGGCGACGATCCCCGAATCCAACGCGGGAAGCCCGCTCCGGACATCTTCCTGCTCGCCGCCGCCGGACTCGGAGCCGACCCGACCACCTGCCTGGTCTTCGAGGATGCCCCGGCCGGCGTCGAGGCCGCGCTCGCAGCCGGGATGATGGTCGTCGGCGTCCCCGACCCGGGCATGGACGCGAGGCTGCTCGGGAAGGCCCATCACATCACAAAATCCCTGAACGATATCCCGGTGACCTCGATCGGCCCGAGCGAGAAGGGGTAGCCCATGGCGTCGAAGACGATGGACGCCGCAACGGTCGTGCTCGTTCGCGATGGCGCCGAGGGACTCGAACTCCTCATGGTCCGCCGCGATTCGCGGATCGCTTTCGCCGGAGGCCATTGGGTCTTCCCCGGCGGGCGCGTCGACGACGATGACCGCACCGGGTCGGCAGGCGAGATCCAGACCGCCCGCCGCACCGCCGTCCGCGAAGCTAAGGAAGAAGCCGGTCTCACGTTGGACGAGAACGCCCTCGTCCCGTTCTCCCATTGGACGCCGCCCGAGATCGCGCCCAAGCGCTACATCACCTGGTTCTTCCTCGCCGCCGCGACGACGGATGCCGTCCTGATCGACGACCACGAGATCCGCGACCACGCCTGGATGCGGCCCGCCGACGCCCTGGAGCGTCGCAACAGGGGCGAGATCGAACTCAGCCCGCCCACGTGGATTACGCTCGAACAACTCGCGCCGCTGGCCGACGTCGAGGATACCCTGCGCTGGGCGAGGCAGAACGAGCCGCAGCGCTTCGCGACTCACGTCGCCATGACCGAAGGCGGAGCGGTGGCCCTGTACCACGGAGACGCCGGGTACGAGACGTCCGACGCCGATGCGCCCGGCCCGCGGCACCGCCTCTGGATGGTAGCCGACGGCTGGCGCTACGAACGAAGCTAAGGGACGCCCGAGCCGCGAAGCTAAGGGCGCGGCGGCGGGTCAGTCCATCTCTTCGGCGTGGCGCTTGCGGGCGATCGTGAGACCGTCGCCCACCGGAAGCATGACAGTCTCGAGCCGCGGGTCGTCCCGAACCTGGTCGTTCAAGGCGCGGATCGCTTTCGTGCCATCCTGCGTGTTCGTAACGTCGATGATGCTTCCACCCCAGAGGACGTTGTCGAACAGCATCAATCCGCCCGGCCGCAGCCGCGGCAGCAGATCCTCGTAGTAGGCCGAGTAGTTCGTCTTGTCGGCGTCGATGAAGGCGAGGTCGAACTGTTCCGAGCGATCCATCTGGTCCAGGGTCTCGAGCGCCGGTCCGATCCGAAGCTCGATCTTGTCGGTGAGGCCCGCAAGCTCGAAGTACTTCCGGGCGATCGCTGTCCATTCCTCACTGGAATCGCAGCACAGGAGGGTGCCGTCCGCCGGGAGTCCGCGCGCGATCGACAGCGCGCTGTAGCCGGTGAAGGTACCGATCTCGATCGCATTCCGGGTGCCGGAGATCCGCGTGAGCAGCGACAGCAAGGCACCCTGGTCGGGCGCAATCTGCATCATCGAAATGGGCCCGAGACCCTTCGTCTCCTCCACCAGCTTCGCCAGGAGAGGATCCCGATCGCTCCGATGGCCGGACATGTAGGCGTACAGATCGTTAGTCAGCGTTGTGAACTTCGCCATGGCTGGTCTTGACCGATACCATTGGGCGAATGAGAGCAAGTCGCCGGCGCCGCTGCGGTCGTGCGCAGTTCACGGCCGCGGCGACCCTCGCGGTTCTCGCGTGCCGGACTCCGTTCGCGGGTGCCGGCTCGGACGAGCCGGAACCGACTCACGGCGTGTGCGCGACCTATGGCCGCCCGACCAGCGTCGGCAAGGTTCCCGACGAACTCGAAGAACTCTCCGGGCGCGGTTCCCCCTGCACGGCGAGGCGATGGTCGTCGATCCGAAGACGGGCGTGATCTTCGTGTGGACCAAGGAGCCGCGCTCGCTGGGCGTCGTGCATCGGCTGGAGGACCTTCGCACGGGCGGCGTCGGCCGAGCGGTCGCGATCAAGCAGATTCACCCCCCTACGGGGAACGCCGGCCTCCCCACCGGCGTCGAGGACATCCTCGAAGCTACGCCCGTCCAGGTTCCGGCCCGCATCCAGCGTCAGTCCGAGGCCATCAGCTACACGCACGACGGCCGCGGATACGTCTTGGGCACCGAAGGAGCCTCCGGGCCGATCTACGCGGTAGGCTGCGACGACGCAGCGGACGGCAGCTCGCGCTCGTCTTCCTGAAGCTCACTCAGTACCCACGCCGCGGTGTCCTCTGGCAGGTCGGGAATGCGCGACAGGAAGTCCTCGAGGTCTTCCCCGACGACGCTCGGCGAGAGGTTCGCGGCCAGCATCTCATGGTAGTGCCCGGCCACACGGTCGCTCAGGAGCCCGCAGCGACGCAGCGTCGGAATCACGAAGCCCTGCACCGGTCCCAGGCGGCGCTTCTTGTTCTGCTTCGCCAGTATGCCCGGGATCTCCTTGCCGGCCGATTCGAGCAGTGCCGCTGCGTCGAGACCCGCGTTCGTCCAGATCTCGAGAACCGAGGCGAACAGCGTCGACGATTTCCGCGCGTCGATCAGCGTGCTCGCAGCATCCAACGCGAAGTCTTCGAGTTCCTCAAGCCGGCTCGCGCTCAGCTGCGGAACGCAGCGCTCTACGTACTGCACTCCGTACGCGTGGTGACGGGCCTCGTCCCGCGCGACATACGTGAGCAGGTCCTTCAGGAGCGGCTCCTTGGTGAGGTTGCGCATCTCACGGAAGCTGAAGAGCGCGAGGCCTTCGACGACGATCTGCATGCCGACGAGCTTCTTCAGCCAGTCGCCGGTCGAAAGCGTGTCATCCAGCACCTTCTTGAGCGACCCGGCGATCGGCTGAATCTCGTCGAGCTTTTCGATGTACTTTGCGAACACCTCGACGTGACGCGCCTCGTCCATCGTCTGCGTGGCGGCGTAGAACTTCGCGTCGGTGTGCGGCACGGCGTTCACGAGCTGCGATGCGACCATGAGCGCGCCCTGCTCGCCGTGCAGAAAGTTGCTCAGGCGAAACGCCGCCGTCTTCTTGGTGATTTCCCGGCGCTTCTCGTCGGGGAGACCCTTCCAATACGAGG contains:
- a CDS encoding LuxR C-terminal-related transcriptional regulator; its protein translation is MRGCVLVGARHTLSFETLEWWAEAPRARATLTGRGTEILRLITKCFSLAEIASLLSISAHTVTSHVRRIYEKLEVNSRSEAVYDAVEQGLIRMDE
- a CDS encoding phosphomannomutase/phosphoglucomutase produces the protein MTPTIFREYDIRGVAGEEFDASFAWALGRAFGSRVRRLHPEREVLVAVGRDCRLTSDEYANALIRGLVECGVQVLDIGQCPTPLLYFSLFHYSVDGGVEVTASHNAADYNGFKMCLGRDSMHGEAITSLRGEIEARNFVDGEGCVETAEILEPYLDYCKKQFGTLPRRLKVVADAGNGVGGPVGPRVLENLGCEVIALHCEPDGRFPNHHPDPTVEENLEDLIRTVAAEGADLGVAFDGDADRLGVVAPGGKILWGDELLVIFAREILARRPGSVVISEVKCSRRLFDEVTRLGGRPIMWKAGHSLIKAKMKETDAVVGAEMSGHLFFGDRFFGYDDAVYAAARLIEILASTDGKLVDLLAGLPEAHATPELRVDCSDTTKFAVAARVTELLRADWPVNDIDGVRADFGDGWGLVRASNTQPALVLRFEAGSEARRDELRALVEAVVAKARAEIEGGSPEIP
- the pdxA gene encoding 4-hydroxythreonine-4-phosphate dehydrogenase PdxA, whose amino-acid sequence is MAEQKLPALAITLGDPAGIGPEVALRALVAPRRLKARALLVGDVAATQACIRRLKSPLRVVPMSLEDVVREGVPSGSSVALVPPGVKSPLPPLRATQRRPGKPGRAGAKVAFEAIRTSVHLAKLGVVGALCTAPVSKEWFARAGVARTGHTEILGKECGVDDVRMMMAVDDLRVVLATIHLPLRGVARALDVDGIADTIEMTAEHLRRWWGIRRPRIAVAALNPHAGDGGIYGDEEARIIAPALRRARRRGIAATGPYPADTLFSALGPPADAIIAMYHDQGLVPIKQRDVHRAVNVTLGLPFVRTSPDHGTAYDLAGKGRADPSSMRAALELALELAPAHRR
- a CDS encoding peptidylprolyl isomerase is translated as MTRAFVVGLVMAACVLSLGRLPEAGAMVVDRIVATVDGSPITQFELERFIRLNGGVDPNSVTKQDRAKALEMLIGETLVRLESRRLGLGVSQQDVDLYIEEIKRGNNLDESTLTEALAQQGFTVETYKVQVAKELLKNQLIMRQIRDKVQVTSGDVQKFYVDNKEMFAKTGSVHIRQIFFVLSPQASEQEQQQVAMVAQRVVQELQAGRPFPAVAKKYSQGPEAADGGSLGWMEKGQMIPQLEQIAFSLRKGEVGPPVRTGAGVHILTVDDTKASEYVPLADVEAQITERLYGEAVEERFQDYVESDLTQGHSIVRRLDPASVAAPGATTAEEPSESDGGAEASSSSDHAG
- a CDS encoding HAD-IA family hydrolase, with amino-acid sequence MDLPRRPQDVIFDMDGVLLDTERIYTEVTQAIVGRWGKTFDWSIKSQMVGRPSIESARYLVTTLDLPITAEQYLEEREVVFQTRMPEADPMPGAVDLVRSLSERGVPMAVATSSQRDVFDLKTRRHGDWFELFDQIVLGDDPRIQRGKPAPDIFLLAAAGLGADPTTCLVFEDAPAGVEAALAAGMMVVGVPDPGMDARLLGKAHHITKSLNDIPVTSIGPSEKG
- a CDS encoding NUDIX hydrolase, whose protein sequence is MASKTMDAATVVLVRDGAEGLELLMVRRDSRIAFAGGHWVFPGGRVDDDDRTGSAGEIQTARRTAVREAKEEAGLTLDENALVPFSHWTPPEIAPKRYITWFFLAAATTDAVLIDDHEIRDHAWMRPADALERRNRGEIELSPPTWITLEQLAPLADVEDTLRWARQNEPQRFATHVAMTEGGAVALYHGDAGYETSDADAPGPRHRLWMVADGWRYERS
- a CDS encoding class I SAM-dependent methyltransferase, producing the protein MAKFTTLTNDLYAYMSGHRSDRDPLLAKLVEETKGLGPISMMQIAPDQGALLSLLTRISGTRNAIEIGTFTGYSALSIARGLPADGTLLCCDSSEEWTAIARKYFELAGLTDKIELRIGPALETLDQMDRSEQFDLAFIDADKTNYSAYYEDLLPRLRPGGLMLFDNVLWGGSIIDVTNTQDGTKAIRALNDQVRDDPRLETVMLPVGDGLTIARKRHAEEMD
- a CDS encoding ferritin-like domain-containing protein, translating into MSDFRVTTETQEPPFKTETEVIYQWNYDPEVEELRRLYVKAAEAQWVSERDLDWDRDIDMGLFESTPLGLGLPVQETSYWKGLPDEKRREITKKTAAFRLSNFLHGEQGALMVASQLVNAVPHTDAKFYAATQTMDEARHVEVFAKYIEKLDEIQPIAGSLKKVLDDTLSTGDWLKKLVGMQIVVEGLALFSFREMRNLTKEPLLKDLLTYVARDEARHHAYGVQYVERCVPQLSASRLEELEDFALDAASTLIDARKSSTLFASVLEIWTNAGLDAAALLESAGKEIPGILAKQNKKRRLGPVQGFVIPTLRRCGLLSDRVAGHYHEMLAANLSPSVVGEDLEDFLSRIPDLPEDTAAWVLSELQEDERELPSAASSQPTA